From a single ANME-2 cluster archaeon genomic region:
- a CDS encoding recombinase RecA gives MDGYFLGLDKLDESIKGIRAGSNIMLLGPPMSGKETIINNIVFNGLKEGEAAVIVTTREPGENVLQWFEYNNLEIPLEHIGIVDCVTKTLGVPTADTINIKRASSPVDLTGIGVKISQFLEDFWMKKNIRKTRLCINSLSTMLMYSNIQTVFRFLHVFTGRVKAAGAIGVYLVEDGMHDDQAIATLKQLFDGVIEVKQENDDHFIRVVGMGQKPSPWYEYTINGADLVLIGGD, from the coding sequence ATGGATGGCTATTTTCTGGGTTTGGATAAATTAGATGAAAGTATCAAAGGTATCAGGGCTGGTTCAAATATCATGCTGCTAGGGCCGCCAATGAGCGGAAAAGAGACCATCATCAATAACATTGTTTTTAATGGGTTAAAGGAGGGGGAAGCAGCCGTAATAGTCACTACCCGTGAACCCGGGGAAAACGTGCTACAGTGGTTCGAATACAATAATCTGGAAATACCTTTGGAACACATTGGCATTGTGGATTGTGTCACCAAGACCCTGGGTGTGCCCACAGCCGATACTATTAACATCAAGAGGGCATCCAGTCCGGTCGACCTGACAGGTATTGGGGTTAAGATCAGTCAGTTCCTTGAGGATTTCTGGATGAAAAAGAATATCCGAAAGACCAGATTGTGTATCAATTCACTTTCTACCATGCTGATGTACTCCAACATCCAGACCGTGTTTAGATTCCTGCATGTATTTACAGGCAGGGTAAAAGCTGCAGGAGCCATTGGTGTTTATCTGGTTGAGGATGGTATGCACGACGACCAGGCCATCGCCACTTTGAAGCAGCTTTTTGATGGTGTTATTGAAGTGAAACAAGAGAATGATGACCATTTTATCAGGGTTGTGGGAATGGGACAAAAACCATCCCCCTGGTACGAATATACTATTAATGGGGCTGACCTGGTCTTAATTGGCGGTGATTAG
- the truD gene encoding tRNA pseudouridine(13) synthase TruD — translation MTTPPTPPNLEQNTGITVYITTKPGTGGTIRQVPEDFIVQELTNREEQDSGSHLICTLTKKNWDTHHLVRDISRILHISQQRIGWAGTKDKQALTTQKISIYDMDTPELERIRLRDVTLTAVGRSNKKVSLGDLWGNRFKIIVRQIAQPVDEVDTMVGLTTSQIKVVGGVPNFFGIQRFGIQRPITHIVGRKLVEGDIEGAALEYIARPYPGESEEARQSRQYVLDTLDFKGGIGKYPLRLRYERAMMTRLVEKPGDYAGAFNALSPNLRKMFVHAYQSYLFNLILSRRLERGMPINEALPGDIVCFKNAAGLPDPTRMQNVDEDTLDGINNLIRRGRAFVTGPIVGYETPMSGGLAREIEQAVIEEEKVDIEGFRMPAVPELASKGLRREIIIPVNPEYKVTEDKLNTGYSAVELEFDLQRGAYATTVLREYMKSDPAADHILKGK, via the coding sequence ATGACCACACCCCCCACACCCCCCAACCTCGAACAAAACACAGGCATAACAGTATACATCACCACCAAACCCGGTACTGGCGGAACCATAAGACAGGTCCCGGAAGATTTTATTGTACAAGAACTTACAAACCGTGAAGAACAAGACTCAGGCAGCCACCTCATCTGCACCCTCACCAAAAAGAACTGGGATACCCATCACCTGGTACGGGACATCTCCCGCATACTCCACATCAGCCAGCAGCGAATAGGCTGGGCAGGCACTAAGGACAAGCAGGCCCTGACCACCCAGAAGATCAGCATATATGATATGGACACCCCGGAACTTGAGCGCATCAGGTTAAGGGATGTTACCCTTACTGCCGTGGGTCGGTCCAACAAGAAAGTGAGCCTGGGCGACCTGTGGGGAAACCGGTTCAAGATTATAGTACGCCAGATAGCGCAGCCAGTGGATGAGGTGGATACTATGGTCGGCCTTACCACATCACAGATCAAAGTTGTGGGCGGCGTGCCTAACTTCTTCGGCATCCAAAGATTCGGCATCCAGCGCCCCATAACCCACATTGTTGGCCGCAAACTTGTGGAAGGTGACATTGAAGGGGCAGCCCTTGAATACATAGCCCGCCCATATCCTGGTGAGTCAGAGGAAGCCAGGCAGTCCAGGCAATACGTGCTTGATACACTTGACTTCAAGGGCGGGATCGGGAAGTACCCCCTACGCCTAAGGTATGAGCGCGCAATGATGACCCGGCTAGTGGAAAAACCAGGGGACTACGCAGGTGCTTTCAATGCGCTATCCCCAAATCTCAGGAAAATGTTCGTGCATGCATACCAGTCATACCTGTTCAATCTCATACTCAGCCGGCGTCTGGAAAGGGGGATGCCCATCAACGAAGCGCTTCCCGGGGATATCGTCTGCTTCAAGAATGCGGCCGGACTCCCTGACCCCACCAGGATGCAGAATGTAGACGAGGATACACTGGATGGCATCAATAACCTGATACGAAGGGGTCGTGCGTTTGTGACCGGACCAATTGTTGGGTATGAAACGCCCATGTCAGGGGGACTGGCCCGTGAGATTGAGCAGGCAGTGATAGAAGAGGAAAAGGTGGATATTGAAGGATTCAGGATGCCTGCAGTACCTGAACTTGCCAGTAAAGGACTGCGGCGTGAGATTATAATTCCGGTAAACCCGGAATATAAAGTAACAGAAGACAAATTGAATACGGGATATTCGGCAGTGGAACTTGAATTTGACCTGCAGAGGGGAGCATATGCCACAACAGTGCTGCGTGAATATATGAAGAGCGACCCGGCTGCAGACCACATCCTAAAAGGAAAATAA
- a CDS encoding PAS domain S-box protein codes for MSSISQAWTSMNISRHGIPEIFENTHFLVDKNGKLMYIDKTCENIFNVRPDECPDMIDFSTLEWVHSKDRDKVRENFQSAINEDTCSKIEYNLASIKGITLSHTLFPIHDNGGKLVSIHGFFEKHQPDNLLELEKYNVFKILELFNQISLIVSRKNPFEKTLSELLDKVLEIIKMESGGIYILNRETGNYILTVHSTLSEEFLQKHSEITREWKRLLPVMDEGKVVVIQDVLAPVPYADTGRKISAINEGFRSFAGIPLIIENSINGILMISLSGIHEFTELEKRLFSIIGRQLGNFIKQANLIDQLHKSREIYQDLLDNAVDIIYTHDLKGNILSMNKAGLDTLLMGEKDILRSNIRDFLTEESQEVAEFVINLLAQGEEIRFPVILEVIRTDGARLFIEFNMRPILKDGKPVAVQGIARNLDKRLKAEQNILIFNKALNLTLDGIDVSDADYNITFINEAGAKMFGYSRMELIGQHASIFYAEEDISNFNENVMPAMKKYGYWNGLILGRKKDGTAFPVEVTLNSMMDEKGEPLVNLAIFRKRNKLSYEKYQ; via the coding sequence ATGTCATCTATCAGCCAGGCATGGACATCAATGAACATAAGTAGACATGGCATACCCGAGATTTTTGAAAACACTCATTTTCTGGTAGATAAGAACGGTAAACTGATGTATATTGATAAAACGTGCGAAAATATTTTCAATGTACGACCAGATGAATGCCCGGATATGATAGATTTTTCAACTTTAGAATGGGTCCATAGTAAGGACAGGGATAAAGTAAGGGAAAATTTTCAATCAGCAATAAATGAAGACACCTGTTCAAAAATCGAGTACAACCTTGCAAGTATTAAAGGAATTACCCTATCACATACATTATTTCCAATCCATGACAATGGAGGAAAACTTGTCTCAATTCACGGGTTTTTTGAAAAACACCAGCCTGACAATTTACTTGAGCTGGAGAAATACAACGTATTTAAAATACTTGAGTTATTTAATCAAATTTCTTTAATTGTCTCCAGGAAAAATCCCTTTGAAAAAACCCTTTCAGAATTGCTCGACAAAGTGCTGGAAATCATTAAAATGGAATCCGGCGGCATATACATTCTTAATAGAGAGACCGGTAACTACATATTGACAGTACATTCCACCCTTTCAGAAGAATTTTTACAAAAGCATAGTGAAATTACCAGGGAATGGAAGAGGCTGCTACCTGTAATGGATGAAGGAAAGGTAGTTGTGATCCAGGATGTACTTGCCCCTGTTCCTTACGCAGACACTGGAAGAAAAATCTCGGCAATAAATGAAGGATTCCGTTCTTTTGCAGGTATTCCCCTGATCATTGAGAATTCCATCAATGGAATATTAATGATAAGTTTATCGGGTATACATGAATTCACAGAATTAGAAAAACGATTATTTTCAATTATTGGCAGGCAGTTGGGTAATTTCATTAAGCAAGCCAATCTGATAGATCAGTTACACAAATCCCGGGAAATCTATCAGGACCTTTTGGATAATGCGGTGGATATAATATATACCCATGACCTGAAAGGTAATATTCTTTCTATGAACAAGGCCGGACTAGATACATTACTCATGGGCGAAAAAGATATTTTGCGGTCAAATATAAGGGATTTTCTGACAGAAGAAAGCCAGGAAGTTGCAGAATTCGTAATAAACCTGTTAGCTCAAGGTGAAGAGATACGATTTCCGGTTATACTGGAAGTGATACGGACGGATGGGGCCAGATTGTTCATTGAATTCAATATGCGGCCAATATTAAAGGACGGTAAGCCCGTGGCAGTTCAAGGTATTGCCAGGAATCTTGACAAGCGGTTAAAAGCAGAACAGAACATATTGATATTCAATAAAGCCCTCAATCTTACCTTGGATGGTATTGATGTCTCGGATGCTGACTATAATATCACATTCATTAATGAAGCAGGCGCAAAAATGTTCGGATATAGTAGAATGGAATTAATTGGACAGCATGCAAGCATATTCTATGCAGAGGAGGACATATCCAACTTTAATGAAAATGTAATGCCTGCCATGAAAAAATATGGTTATTGGAACGGCCTGATCCTTGGAAGGAAGAAGGACGGGACAGCATTCCCAGTTGAGGTCACTCTCAATTCAATGATGGATGAAAAAGGTGAGCCGCTGGTAAATCTGGCAATATTCCGTAAAAGAAATAAACTTTCATACGAAAAATACCAGTAA
- a CDS encoding YggU family protein: MSVKDAVREGRDGVLIDIEVTPGTKTVKVPSGYNPWRKRIEVRLSREAQKGKANQQLIQELSGMLGIKENDVTLISGHTAHKKTIRVMGMNLEQVNSLMESLIDKV, translated from the coding sequence ATGTCTGTAAAAGATGCTGTAAGAGAGGGGCGCGATGGGGTACTTATCGATATTGAAGTTACACCCGGTACTAAAACCGTAAAAGTTCCCAGTGGTTACAATCCCTGGAGAAAACGTATCGAGGTCCGGCTTTCCCGGGAAGCGCAGAAAGGTAAGGCAAACCAGCAGTTGATACAGGAACTTTCAGGGATGCTGGGGATCAAAGAAAATGATGTTACCCTTATTTCGGGACATACTGCTCATAAAAAAACAATCCGTGTCATGGGAATGAATTTGGAACAGGTCAATAGCTTGATGGAATCCCTGATAGATAAAGTTTAA
- a CDS encoding DNA primase, producing MDDLERLEKLEGLILELQQMSDKGAVIIVEGKRDRKALRALGITGDIELGTKKSILVFCEDVAREYNNVIVLTDWDEKGDKLASLMEGYLRSTSAAVNMDIRKKIKNLVQKRIKDIESLDTHISNLRHNLKHF from the coding sequence TTGGATGATCTTGAAAGGCTTGAAAAACTGGAAGGACTGATCCTTGAACTTCAACAGATGTCTGATAAGGGGGCAGTCATCATTGTTGAAGGAAAAAGAGACAGGAAAGCCCTGAGGGCCTTGGGAATTACCGGTGACATCGAGCTGGGTACAAAAAAGTCAATTCTTGTGTTTTGTGAAGATGTGGCCAGGGAATACAATAACGTGATCGTACTCACCGATTGGGATGAAAAAGGTGATAAACTGGCTTCCCTTATGGAAGGTTACCTGAGAAGCACCAGTGCAGCTGTTAATATGGATATTCGTAAGAAGATCAAAAACCTCGTACAAAAAAGGATAAAGGATATTGAAAGCTTAGATACTCACATTTCAAATCTGCGACATAATTTGAAACATTTTTAA
- a CDS encoding DNA primase has protein sequence MQDTDTTKYIIHSKIKADGIVERPDVVGAIFGQTEGLLGNDLDLRELQKTGRIGRIEVNIKSTGGKSNGTIDIPSSLDKTETAVLAASLETIDRIGPCIANIDITKIEDIRASKRHHIVNRAKHILTEMFDENIPESQEITDEVKQAVRVKEMVFLGKDDIPCGPNVADSDAIIVVEGRADVLNLLRYGIKNSVAVGGTNVPKAVIDICKNKKVTAFTDGDRGGELIIKELLQVAEIDFIARAPDGKGVEELVQREIIKSLRQKIPVEQAMDMYQIGGRKARTSSHPKRREERRDVRPRIVKPAVKSRGVERQRRRPVKTQSTVSGEFKEQMSELSGTLSGRFLDENKAVIKEVMVRDLANSMKDVDSKVKSVIFDGVVTQRLVDIAAEKNVREIIGAKIGNVTKVPVDMKISSTNEL, from the coding sequence ATGCAAGATACAGACACTACCAAATATATAATCCATTCAAAAATAAAAGCAGACGGAATAGTGGAACGACCTGATGTTGTCGGTGCAATATTCGGGCAGACAGAAGGACTATTAGGCAATGACCTTGATCTGAGGGAACTCCAGAAAACCGGACGGATCGGCAGGATCGAGGTAAATATAAAATCAACAGGCGGTAAATCAAATGGTACTATCGATATCCCATCAAGCCTTGATAAGACCGAGACCGCTGTCCTGGCAGCTTCCCTGGAAACTATCGACAGGATCGGGCCTTGTATTGCAAATATCGATATAACCAAGATCGAGGATATACGTGCATCAAAACGACACCATATAGTAAACAGGGCCAAGCACATCCTCACAGAAATGTTCGACGAGAACATCCCTGAAAGCCAGGAGATCACTGATGAGGTAAAACAAGCTGTAAGGGTCAAGGAAATGGTCTTTTTAGGTAAAGACGATATCCCATGCGGCCCCAATGTTGCGGATTCGGATGCCATTATTGTAGTAGAGGGACGGGCTGATGTGCTGAACCTGCTGCGATACGGTATAAAGAATTCAGTTGCCGTGGGGGGTACAAATGTACCCAAGGCAGTCATTGATATCTGCAAGAATAAGAAGGTCACTGCATTCACGGATGGTGACCGGGGTGGTGAACTGATCATCAAGGAACTGCTCCAGGTTGCTGAAATTGATTTCATAGCAAGAGCCCCGGATGGAAAAGGCGTGGAAGAACTGGTCCAGAGGGAGATAATCAAATCCCTGCGCCAGAAGATACCTGTGGAACAGGCCATGGATATGTACCAGATCGGGGGACGGAAAGCCAGGACTTCATCCCATCCGAAGCGCAGGGAAGAACGCAGGGATGTCAGGCCAAGGATAGTCAAACCTGCTGTAAAGTCCCGTGGTGTGGAAAGACAGCGTCGGAGACCTGTAAAGACTCAATCTACAGTTTCAGGTGAGTTTAAGGAACAAATGAGTGAACTGAGCGGTACTTTGAGCGGGCGGTTCCTGGATGAGAATAAGGCCGTGATCAAGGAAGTCATGGTCAGGGACCTGGCAAACTCAATGAAAGACGTGGACAGCAAGGTTAAAAGCGTGATTTTCGATGGTGTAGTGACACAACGCCTGGTAGATATTGCTGCTGAAAAGAATGTCAGGGAGATCATCGGTGCCAAGATAGGGAATGTTACCAAAGTGCCGGTTGACATGAAAATATCTTCCACTAACGAACTATAA
- a CDS encoding DHH family phosphoesterase — translation MHRLETRARQCAAAILKENNIHVVSHIDADGLTSAAIICTALERAGKDYSVDFVRQLDESILEKIADTNPSITVFTDLGSGMLEQINSLGLSAVVSDHHIPTGDGPYHLNPHVFNINGAYEISGSGVTFLLARAMGRNDDLADLAVVGAVGDLQHVKQGKLIGINRQIVKLGMENGAIHCQRDLTMFGKQTRPIFKMLQYSSDPYLPGLSGNEEACIGFLKNTGLRFQGEKWLRWIDLEQDEKQRVISGLIQYCMSAGIAVNKIERLVGEVYTLLREREGTETRDASEYSTLLNATARYDRAMTGLAVCRGDRDKEYENAIQLLAEHRRNLVEGINLVKERGVTTLENLQYFDAGHKIKDTIVGIVAGMSVSVVGNRKLPIIAFADARDGVKVSGRGNYDLVHKGLNLSAAMSSAAGSVNGMGGGHDIAAGATIPKEAKSEFIKMLDRIIGTQLRRI, via the coding sequence ATGCACAGGTTGGAAACACGGGCCAGGCAGTGTGCTGCTGCCATATTAAAAGAGAATAACATCCATGTAGTATCCCACATCGATGCTGACGGATTGACATCTGCTGCCATTATATGCACTGCCCTTGAGAGGGCGGGTAAGGATTATTCAGTGGATTTTGTGCGTCAGCTTGATGAATCTATCCTTGAGAAGATTGCTGATACTAACCCTTCCATAACAGTATTTACTGACCTGGGCAGTGGTATGCTTGAACAGATCAACAGCCTGGGTCTAAGTGCTGTGGTATCTGACCACCATATACCTACAGGTGACGGCCCTTACCATCTTAACCCACATGTGTTCAATATCAATGGTGCATACGAGATCAGCGGGTCAGGAGTAACGTTTTTACTGGCACGGGCCATGGGCCGTAATGACGATCTGGCCGACCTGGCTGTAGTAGGTGCGGTAGGGGACCTGCAGCATGTCAAGCAGGGCAAGCTGATAGGAATTAACCGACAGATAGTGAAGCTGGGCATGGAAAATGGGGCCATACACTGCCAGCGTGACCTGACAATGTTTGGAAAACAGACCAGACCGATCTTTAAGATGCTGCAATATTCTTCAGACCCCTATCTACCAGGCCTGTCAGGGAATGAGGAGGCATGTATCGGATTTTTAAAGAATACGGGCTTGCGTTTCCAGGGCGAGAAGTGGTTGAGGTGGATAGACCTGGAACAGGATGAGAAGCAGAGGGTGATCTCTGGTCTGATACAGTACTGTATGAGTGCGGGAATTGCTGTAAATAAGATCGAAAGACTGGTGGGGGAGGTATATACTCTTTTGCGTGAGCGCGAAGGTACTGAAACCAGGGATGCTTCCGAATACTCGACACTGCTCAATGCAACTGCCAGGTATGACCGTGCTATGACCGGCCTTGCCGTATGCCGGGGGGACAGGGATAAAGAATACGAGAATGCTATACAGCTCCTGGCAGAGCATAGACGCAATCTGGTTGAAGGGATCAACCTGGTGAAAGAGCGGGGTGTGACAACACTTGAAAACCTGCAGTATTTTGATGCAGGTCATAAGATCAAGGATACGATCGTTGGTATAGTAGCAGGAATGAGTGTAAGTGTTGTTGGTAACAGGAAACTGCCCATAATCGCATTTGCAGATGCCCGGGATGGCGTGAAAGTTTCCGGCAGGGGAAACTATGACCTTGTGCACAAGGGCCTGAACCTTTCTGCGGCCATGAGCAGTGCTGCCGGGTCAGTAAATGGAATGGGGGGCGGCCATGATATTGCCGCAGGAGCTACCATCCCAAAAGAAGCAAAATCCGAGTTCATCAAGATGCTTGACAGGATAATCGGTACCCAGTTACGTAGAATATAG
- the cbiT gene encoding precorrin-6Y C5,15-methyltransferase (decarboxylating) subunit CbiT, with protein MEIVKGGPTKPEIAAITLLKLKPSPGDVIADIGCGTGSISILAAKKAGFVYAIDSREEAITVTEKNIKESHINNIKLIQGEAPGVLDELPLLDCAFIGGTRNIKPVLQQLKKKVTNRIVVNAVRIQTVTNIIKIMQDLEIFSEVVHVQISKSYELAGEIAFKPLNPVYIIVGDTSKEAYREEP; from the coding sequence ATGGAAATAGTAAAAGGCGGACCTACAAAACCTGAAATTGCAGCAATAACACTTTTAAAACTAAAACCTTCTCCCGGTGATGTGATTGCCGATATCGGGTGCGGAACCGGTAGTATATCCATTCTGGCCGCCAAAAAAGCAGGTTTTGTATATGCTATTGACTCCAGGGAAGAAGCAATAACAGTTACAGAAAAGAACATAAAAGAATCACACATCAACAACATTAAATTAATTCAAGGTGAGGCACCAGGCGTGCTGGATGAACTGCCGCTCCTTGACTGTGCATTCATAGGAGGGACAAGAAATATCAAACCCGTACTGCAGCAGTTGAAGAAAAAAGTAACAAACAGGATTGTGGTAAATGCCGTCAGGATACAGACAGTTACAAACATCATTAAGATCATGCAGGATCTGGAAATATTCAGTGAAGTAGTACATGTCCAGATATCAAAAAGCTATGAACTTGCAGGTGAGATTGCATTCAAACCTTTAAACCCTGTTTATATCATTGTTGGTGATACCAGCAAAGAAGCATACAGGGAGGAGCCTTAA
- a CDS encoding cobalt-factor II C(20)-methyltransferase has translation MLVGVGLGPGDPDLMTIKAVETLKRADIIFVPGRLASDLVEPYGTPHILEFPMTRDKDVLQSHWENNADKVAEYARDGLAAFGLIGDPNFFSTFTHLSRIIKLRHPGIFIETIPGISSITAFASRTNISIDTSFTVSDGSPVNDRIILKARQPKKIVETLRLEGFSDFILGQRLFSDTEEIITNTDDMPDTGDYFSIIHARKQRD, from the coding sequence ATGCTGGTTGGAGTAGGACTTGGTCCGGGTGATCCTGACCTGATGACAATTAAAGCTGTTGAGACCTTGAAGCGTGCTGATATTATTTTTGTACCCGGGCGTCTGGCATCTGATCTGGTTGAACCATATGGTACGCCGCATATACTGGAATTTCCTATGACAAGGGATAAAGATGTATTACAGTCCCACTGGGAAAATAATGCTGATAAGGTGGCTGAATATGCAAGAGATGGACTGGCAGCTTTCGGTCTTATTGGCGATCCCAATTTCTTTAGTACCTTCACACACCTTAGCAGGATCATCAAACTGCGCCATCCCGGGATTTTCATTGAAACTATTCCGGGCATCAGTTCTATAACGGCTTTTGCATCCAGAACCAATATCAGTATAGATACCTCCTTTACGGTTAGTGACGGAAGCCCTGTCAATGATAGAATAATCTTAAAAGCCAGACAACCAAAAAAGATCGTCGAAACACTGCGCTTAGAGGGATTTAGTGATTTCATTCTGGGCCAGCGTTTATTCTCAGACACCGAAGAGATAATTACGAATACAGACGATATGCCTGATACAGGCGACTATTTCAGTATCATCCATGCGAGGAAACAACGTGACTGA
- the cobM gene encoding precorrin-4 C(11)-methyltransferase produces the protein MRGNNVTDNKNNNSNDRNKNNNCDNSKIYFIGAGPGDPELITVKGQRLLNSADLIVYAGSLVNPELLSSTDAQKINSYGMQLEDITSTMVEALSRGEKVVRLHSGDPSLYGAIIEQIDELAKHNVEVEIIPGVSSLFATSAALGIQLTLKGVSETLIISRPAGETLKEDDLKALSRHGATMAVFLGTHTIDEIMKTVEYPPDTPVAVVYHASWKDQKIIKGTVKDIAEKVITAGLTQSAMILIGGVVDPVQYRRSHLYSPQ, from the coding sequence ATGCGAGGAAACAACGTGACTGATAATAAAAATAATAATAGCAATGATCGTAATAAAAATAATAATTGCGATAATAGCAAAATATATTTTATAGGAGCAGGTCCCGGCGACCCTGAACTAATTACAGTGAAAGGACAAAGACTGCTTAACAGTGCCGACCTGATAGTATATGCAGGCTCACTGGTAAATCCTGAACTGCTTAGCAGTACAGATGCACAAAAGATCAACAGCTACGGGATGCAACTTGAAGATATCACCAGTACAATGGTAGAAGCTCTCAGTAGAGGTGAAAAGGTAGTCAGGCTGCATAGTGGTGACCCGTCGTTATATGGTGCGATCATAGAACAGATCGATGAACTGGCAAAACACAATGTTGAAGTAGAGATCATACCCGGAGTATCTTCTTTATTTGCCACCAGCGCAGCACTGGGTATCCAGTTGACATTAAAAGGAGTTAGTGAAACACTGATCATTTCCAGACCCGCAGGAGAGACCCTAAAGGAAGATGACTTAAAAGCACTATCCAGGCACGGTGCAACCATGGCAGTATTCTTAGGAACCCATACAATAGATGAAATTATGAAAACAGTGGAATATCCTCCTGATACACCTGTAGCTGTGGTCTATCATGCCTCCTGGAAAGACCAAAAGATAATCAAAGGTACAGTCAAAGATATCGCAGAAAAGGTCATAACAGCAGGACTTACCCAATCTGCTATGATACTCATCGGCGGAGTGGTGGATCCAGTACAGTACAGGAGGTCTCATTTATACTCACCGCAATAA
- the cbiG gene encoding cobalt-precorrin 5A hydrolase translates to MCYDTHRRSGGSSTVQEVSFILTAIIYLQHNYEAAVKVRECIGGDLILFDDNAFKKAFSEYEAIIAVMACGIAVRQLAPLLKDKWDDPPVVVVDAGLNNAISLCGGHHGANELAKRLAKSGAHPVITTATEVLHRPSVETIADTLDCEIVNRDSTRAVNSYLLKSDLPVINISGPKVVMVDPDVTVLKNKGVRKEGVEVEGVREEGDNQKTGVIIGIGTRRDVSSGNVVDAVNKALAEQELKLSDVELFASATIKENESGLIEAVFGMGGQIVFIPAKVINSINVPSASEAKRLGLNGVCEPCALALSRENKLIMKKKVYDNVTIAIAQ, encoded by the coding sequence ATCTGCTATGATACTCATCGGCGGAGTGGTGGATCCAGTACAGTACAGGAGGTCTCATTTATACTCACCGCAATAATTTACCTGCAGCATAATTATGAAGCAGCCGTCAAGGTCAGGGAATGTATAGGTGGAGACCTGATACTGTTTGATGATAATGCTTTTAAAAAGGCATTTTCAGAGTATGAAGCCATCATAGCGGTAATGGCATGCGGCATTGCAGTAAGGCAGCTCGCCCCCTTACTTAAGGACAAATGGGATGACCCGCCGGTTGTAGTGGTAGATGCAGGACTCAATAATGCTATATCATTATGCGGCGGTCATCATGGTGCTAATGAACTTGCAAAGCGTCTCGCAAAATCCGGAGCACATCCGGTAATAACTACAGCTACTGAAGTATTGCACCGGCCCAGTGTGGAAACTATAGCAGATACACTGGACTGCGAGATAGTGAACAGGGATTCCACCAGGGCAGTGAATTCCTATTTGCTCAAGTCAGACCTGCCAGTGATCAATATCTCAGGACCAAAAGTGGTTATGGTTGACCCTGATGTTACAGTGCTTAAAAATAAAGGAGTGAGGAAAGAAGGGGTAGAGGTGGAAGGAGTGAGGGAAGAAGGAGATAACCAGAAGACAGGTGTTATTATAGGTATAGGTACCAGACGCGATGTGAGTTCAGGCAATGTTGTAGATGCTGTGAATAAAGCTCTGGCTGAGCAAGAATTGAAATTATCGGATGTTGAACTGTTTGCCTCTGCAACGATCAAAGAGAATGAATCCGGACTTATTGAAGCTGTTTTTGGGATGGGGGGACAGATCGTATTTATCCCTGCTAAAGTGATCAATTCCATCAATGTACCTTCCGCATCCGAGGCAAAAAGACTGGGACTCAATGGCGTATGTGAACCTTGTGCACTGGCCTTGAGCCGGGAAAATAAACTGATTATGAAAAAGAAGGTATATGACAATGTCACCATCGCAATCGCACAATAA